The Glycine max cultivar Williams 82 chromosome 17, Glycine_max_v4.0, whole genome shotgun sequence genome contains the following window.
AACCAAATCAAACAAGTACCAACCCCGGTTGAACGCAAAcccaaaaggaagaaaaaaaacggATTCAAAGCGAGGTGTTAAGAGGAAAACCATACTTGGCCAAAGATCGGAACAGGAGGTGAAGGTGATTTGGGTGAAACCTCAACCTTCACGTTGTGTTCTTGAGCCACGCAAATATGATACTTCACGTCCAACATCGGAATGTTCTGCTGACAGATAATTTCCGCTTCCGCTACCATCTTCTGGCTCACGATAATCTTGAATCGCCGTTTCGCAACGAAATTAATCACTAGGGTTTCCTGAATTGAATTTGAAGCGTTCGAAATTGGGgttttctttgaagaagaagaattacaGTGACAAAATTAGgtctttctcctttttctttttctctttttctttctttctctttctgtgTGTCTGCTGTTAATTCTGCGCACATACTTAAAGGGTGCTTAATTCGACGCGCTTATAAGCACGTCGGTGCGCGTGGAATGAAAACTCAACAATGCCCCTTAAACGCGGTGTCGTATCGtgtattattttctctctttcgagACACTTCGAATGAAAGGGTATATTTGTGACGCGAGGAAAAGAACGTGGAATCGTCACGCCTCTTCTCACGTAGTTCTCGTTCGTGAATGTTCGAAATGACAGAGTTACCCCTACGTTTGCTTACGATTAACGTTACGTTAGATTAGTAACCCAcagattttgattaattaattgatgCAATTTTTAGTAAGTTTTAACTTTGCGGCTAAGCTCGTGCCAATCCATTTACTGTTCAAGGTTGAGGTTGCGTATAAGTAATTGTTCCTTTGCGTTGAGGCGTTGACTAATAAGTGGTAGTGAATAACTAACAACCACGTCAAGagaacaaaaaccaaaaatagtGCCTATTATGGATGCATGTAAAATATTCCAATGATTATTAACACGAAGGAAGTTGTGATTATAATCTTTGTAACCTCcctcaaaaacaaaaatctttgTAACATGTTTCTTATTATTGTATGATGCTAAAATTTACGGGATGTGCTTTAAATAGAACATAAAAGTCGttaaacaagatgaaagatttacATCATTTCACTATTCAATATGAACTTCATCTAACATTAACAAATGTATTTAGTATTAAAAATACTAacacttattatatttatagtgCTTTTCTTTGTCAAATTCATTGATACTTTGTGCTATTATTAGTTATTTCTTGATTAGTTATTGAATGAATTAAGGTTCATTCAAAAGAAcaagtgaaagaaaaaagaaaaattattaatgcatcaaaataatatattattcgaTCAcagattattatatatatagttaattgatttacttttataataaatattttaaaaaatatatttttgtcaataattttaattaattatttatgtaaaaacttttatattaacaATACATGTATGATAAACTCTTAAGAATTAAACTAACTATAGAATTATGAGTAACGTAATAATGGTTGAGCATTGTTGGAATtccaccttgcatgtgtcctaaTGTTTGATaccataattttatcatttagtgAAGACTAAAGTGATATAAGATAGTGATGAGTGACTTGTATAGATGCATtcgaaataaaagaaagaaccaagtttcatttttcttttgctttaatAATCTATGGAGCAAAAGACACTTTAATATTTAGAGGAGTTAAGGGGGTTAAACATTTCTGTATAAAACTGTAATAATCTTCGACCCATCTACCATCATATCTTTATCATTGTATCCCCTATCCAAATGTCAATTCTATTTATGATCCTAAAAATCCAGAGCTGAAGTGTATACTTCaatttcctataaaaaaaaaagtgtatacttcaatttgttttgacAGTTTTGTGCAATTAACGCAAAGAAAGGCTCATCACATGTACAGACAAATATTTATAACTTATCATTGAGTTGCCGGATTTTTGTCAAACTTTTCAATAGTAAATtcaagttttataatttaaataatgggCAAGTACATACACTTTACATTGATATCTAATTATAAACCAACATTTTTAACAAGTTTGTTagttttcataataattatctttaaagttatattaaaaataatttctaattaattagcaatgtaaattttttaatatatatgtctattaaattagttattatagTTTTCTCATTTTTGAAGGTAAATTCAATTATTAACCATGAGTACTCATTGAGTAATACCACAAATTAATGGGGGGAAAGGGCAAAAAATGTTGGACTTATCGATCATAGCTTGTCTTCCAAATGTACAAAATAAGGCATTAACGGATTGACTAGCAAGAACAACGAATTGCTCCCCGTTTTCCCACACTATGTTCAAATTCAATGCATGGTTGCTCAAAAACTAAAGTCTTCTTTTGACTTTTATTACCATTACTATTAGAAAAGAAGCTATGGGAAGCACTAATCTATGCATAGCTTCCATTTCAATCCTCTCtaatattatactattattcataaaatatcTTTCCGTTAGTGGTACGCTTAGTCATAGACTGGTTGCGTACGATGAGTTCCATTTTGCTACTGACTGTACCCACTAATTACCAATTGTTAAAACCCAAAACCTGTGccaacttttcatttttataatcatttataCATTCTTTAATAAGAGGCCACAGGTAATGTGGATTGTGGAGTTACTTTCTAAGcatcctcttgtgttcttttgagatccctatttttttttttaaaaatacaaatttaaggtGAATGAATAGATAATCTGGTCCAGAGTAAAAAACAAGAACCTAAGCGAACACATGCCTACACTTTTTAAATGCATGATACATCATACATGTAAAATAACAACAACATTGAGTTATTTTGAACTCCTACCTTGCATATAAAGTCTAGTCTGCTTACACAGCTCAATTTGCCAACTAAGCCTCACCTTGTAAAACTCAATCTGATATAATTACAATGTAAAGAGTGCAGGATATAGAGATAAAACCTTATTTTGGGGCAAAGTGTATTCTAGTATACTTACACTAAATATTACAGCTTTAAGGTTTTGGAGCATAATATACTAGTATTTATACATGCCACAGTAGTACTATAACTTGTAAGTACAGTTGTGTACACTAACCAACTAACTAACCGAAAAAACCTCATAGATGGCCGaagtataaataaatgtttagttGTGAATAATTGGGATGAGACATCAAATAGACTGTCTCAGGAATTCAGCAACTCCACTTCAGCATTTGGCTATTGTTTAAATTTACAAATGAACAATGTGTTGCTGCTGGCATTCTGAATAGGATAGATTGGTACTTTGGGTTACAAAAGTTAGGCTAAATCATTTTTTGGTtccttaatttaaattatgattttcttatttggtcctccatttttaaaaattatttagtcctttgtttttgtttccaaAGTAGTCCCTCTGTTAGGCTTccatttgtttaatttgtacgTTAAGTACTTATGCAGCTCTAAAAAAATATGGTACCAAATGACAAACTTGTGTCATTTAGAAGGACCAAATGGCAAATGGAAAAGTAGTGGTATTTAGAGGTACcagaaagtaaacaaaaaacaacactTGGGGGAGATAAATTAACAGACTGCAtgggaaatgaaaaaaaaaatataagactaAATAacagcttttttttaaaatgggaGACTAAATGAAACATTCGTAAtaatttgagggactaaaagcATCAATTAGCCTACTAGTTAGTACGACACAATGTTTTAATCTTACTATTGTTCAGCACTAGAATGCCACAAGTTAGCAGAAAATATATTTCTGGTATTTTCAAGCAACAAAATTTCAAGCGTTTAACTAATTCTTTCTACTGAAatgattataattaatgaataaatcaaTGAACCATAGGATACAAAATACGTGTAAGATGATTAGTGGTAACTTACATATAACCTTAACATTTAAAATTGCTCAAACCTCAGAATCAACAGTTACAACTCAAAAACATAGATGACTTACTCACAGCACACTGGCTGGTGTTCTTTCTGTAATTTCTCCCAAAGGCATAGCACCATCCTCGGACTTTGATAATGGGCAATTACATAATTTGATTCACATCCAGCGTTGTAAAACCTCTCATCATTTTCATAATGTACTTCTTTACCATCATTCTTGAACTGTTCAATCCATATGCCCATGGCAACATCTTCTAATTTAAAGAgctaagaataaaataaaataaaaatcaaataaaggtGATCTTACATtaaaagagattgaaaaaaaaaaattaaacaattctttttttattcaataaggaCATATATAACAGGGTAAAAATATGATAggaataatgcaatggtagcaaTTAAGTTCTTCTACAAATACACCTGAATCTAGTTAAAGATAATACTTGTTTATTATGCCTATTTAAGTTCCACTTGATTTTACAGGAGACCCTAGGAAATTGTTGACACATTTGTGGGGTTTTATTCCGGATCCCAATAATCAAGTATTAGGATGTGCAACCACTTAACAActtctagtaaaaaaaaaaacttaagaagCATATCCTTGAATTATCCAAAAGATTCTAAAATaagcacataattttttatcccCCATCCCATGATGGGAAAGAAGAAATTCTTACCTTGAGTTTTCTTTCTTGGTGGGCATGGACAATAAATTTTGCTATGTCTCGTGAGATAACATAGCCAGGACCATGTGCCCATGGTGGGTATGTATCATGGGGCCATTCctaaaatgatattaattaataaataaattaaataaaataaaatttgagagGGGGGAATGCCAAAGTAGTTTATTAGGTATGAGTACCTCCTCACTGATGTACCACTTGCTGCCTTCGTCCCTCTGAGGAGATGATTTAGAAGATATGAGACCGTACAAGAGGCCTTCCGATGGCTTTCCTTTAAGGCTGGAAAGCACTTCATCAATCCTAACAAAGGCATCATCATCTGTTTTCATGATGTATTTAGAAGGGATGATTTTTGTCTgcaattttgataaatatgagCTTATTAAGTAACTCATAGATAATAAAAAGGAGAGAATCCAGAGCCAccacaatttttaaatgatatatttgatTAGATAATCAAAATTGTTGTATCATTATGGTCTTGAAAATAGTTGCAGCCAACTTAGTGATTTGATCAACAGATAaaaatgacgttatcaacagaaaaaaaaaggctgTTAGAATGTCAAGAGAATAGCTCAGAATATCGTTATTGGGTCTTTAGAAATTAGAATACATTGAGTATGTTACATGATCTCTTCGGAGTAGTATTAATATAAACAGGAATTactggattatttttttttgtatcacATCCTTCACAACAATTTAAGCATAACAATCTTAATCAACTTACCCCCATAATGCAAATTGCAATTGTCTTCAAAGaaatcaaactataataatctACAAAAGGCATTAACTGAATATCTCCATATGCTTGAGCTTCAGTCCATAACTCAAAATTAACCCTATTGTTCTTGTGCtgcaatcaaataaaataagatgtcacccaacaattttttgttaagagaagaaaatattttttaaaaaaaaactgctaTAATGCAGAATGCTTGGTGGAGTCCACAATACAGAATTTGATGGGTTAGGGTGTTAGAGTTCAGCAGCTTTGATTTCAGTCTTCACCTATCACCTTTTTCTTGTGCTACAATAAATAATAcgattcattttaaaaatgaatctgACTTCagcattaaaaaaattccaGTTAATATCCCTACCACTTCATATTGTCATTCCACATTATGTAACTTTTTGagtatatttcttaattaatatggCACTAGCACTTCAGTCATGTCCCCTCCACCAGTCAACCTAACTACCTTAGAGGgagaagaaaatttgaagagGTCCTCACTCCTCAGTTGTACTAGACTATTTTACAAAACAATTTAATGACTTACAAAATGCTTAGAGCTTGACTTAGAGAACCATTGACCgattatacatataataatGATGGTAAGTAAATTGAGAAACTACACTTCatcaatttcatttataaaccAGTCAATTTCATCTATGTTTCTCTCAACCAAAGAGAGGTGCATAAATAACCAGGAAGGCAGAATTAAAGCTTTAACAAAATTCTTCTAGGAAAAACTTGTGCATAAACTAGAACAAGAATTATACTAATGTATAGTTTCACTTAAACAAGTCTGAAATGCATCGCTTACAAGCCCAATGAAAAATCGGACAGCAACTTCTCCAGAATGTACGGCCTCATATTGCATCCAAGACCTCCTCAGGGCCATGCGACGTTCAAAATTGTTTCCGGTAGAAAATACTCCAATCAACAAAGCAAGCCTTTTTCTGGCGATAGAAGGAGCCTTCAGATTCTCAATATCAACAACTATATCATTATCTTCAGTAACAGGCAAACCCTTAGCCAGGATTGATAAGAGACTTAAACTGCCTGCTACTTTAATACTGCTGACTAACCATGGTTCAAGTTTCTGCATCCACAAAACCTgaacaacattaaaatgattattCCTATTAAAAACTTTTGTTTTTAGCAGTATTTCTCTTCCCATACCATACCTCCCTATATGCAAAAGACGTTTCATGCCTTCCATTCACAGTCATATGAAATCCCTCTGAACCAACCCACAATGTGGAAGTGAAAGGATTACCCTCAGCAAAGGGAAAATTAGCGGTTCTATGTACACTTTCTGAGGAAATATTAGAAGGTATATCACTAGCAGGTTGGTCAACATTTGCATTCCCTTTGTTGTTACTTCTGACAGCTTGTATGTTGCAGAGAACAAGTCCATCAACTACAGCATTCAGTTAGATGAATTAAAAGTTACAGCAAGCCCCCCTCTTAAACAACCTAACTCAAGAATAATAAAGGGAGCAtaataacacaaaataaaagagctttttgttattaattaaagcTCTATAACCGATCATCActtttaataatgaaaaacttgtgattataaatgaaaatttactAAAGATACCTTCTTGAATGTTGGCAGAACCACGAGCAGGACACCTTTCCTCTTTTCCCCACCCTAAATCACTAGTCCATGTATTTTGAACAATATATGGTTCCTCTGTCATGTTTTCTCCAGGAAGACTCACATTATAATGCAAGATAATTGGAGGATTTGGCTCCCCTTCTTGCTCTAGCCCAGCAAGgtcaatctggaagcttctgtTGTTAGGGATTCCAATCAGTGTAATAGAAGAATCTACAACCAGACCACAAGGGAGATCAAGAGTGATTCCACTATCTGGTACAGCCTTACCAGGCGAGGTCACCGAGAATGGGCAGTTTTGATTTTCTGGGCCATCCATCTTATTAATCTTAGAAGCTTTGTCCTTTTCAACAATGGACAGCAATTCTTTCCATGCTACAGAAGCCTCTTTAACTCCTTGAGCTGTTTCAGCCAAAGCATCTGACCTTGACAGCAAGGAACGTAAGGAATCCCAAATTAGCACAGAATTCGTCTCTTCTTTCGATAGATTTTTCATGTCATACAGATCATCTAGCCCTGCAACATGTACCAAATGTGGCCTTTTTGCTGGTGTTGTTACCCTTTTTAGTTCCACCTCGGAAGAGTTTACTGGAAGATTGCTGCTTCCATTAATAGAATCACCAGGTGTATGATTATGGAAGAAATTATATGCCGACTGTTTTGCGGATTGCTTCTGCGGCTGAATTCCTTTGACATTGTAGAGGAACAACAACATCATACCCAAAGCCATTATCAACAAGCCTCCATaccatttcttcattttcagtaAACCTTGAACAAAATGTAGCCGTTTCTGCATGCACATAAATCATATAACTTTCACTACAAAATGTATAGCAAGAGTCACACCACCTACAAAATGTATAACTTTCACCTACAAAATGATAGCGTACAATTGTCATGATCTAATCTGTGGAGAAGATCCAATATTGTGCCGAACTATCATTAGCCCTCCTCTTCTGCCTTTTGTGCATTAGATAATGGGGGATTGAGCACATCCAGGTTTTTCTCACCACACATAGGGGACTCCCATACAATATGAGCAGATGAACACTAGAGTAACCTTAACCTATTGAAACACTGAAAATGAATTACAAGCACGGATACTTGTACATGATCTGCAATGCAGTGTTCACTTTACAGAATAAAGAGAAAATGCAAGAAGTGAATGGAGTTCATATTGTTGAATTTTAACTGCATGCTTTGACAAccaactttcatttttttgtcaaaaaaaaaaaaactttaatgagTATTAGTCCCTGAAATTATAAGCTCCAGTCAATTTAGTCcttgatattattaaaaaaaaaaaaaaaacttagtccCTGACTTTCACAATTGCCAATCAATTTAGCCCCGAAAATTGGTTCCACCAACCAATCACCAGTCCGTAACATTACATAATCAATCAATTTGGTCCCTACGTAAGGAACCAAATTGACTGATGTGTAGGAAAGTGAAGGACCAAAATGACTATAGAAGTCAAACATGGAGATCAAATAGACAGATCGTtaacattatggactaaatgaCTGACAGTTGCTAatttcaaggacaagaaattatttttcataatttaaaggACTAAAGTGAGCGTGACTATAATTTCATCGTGGACTAATAGGATGGTTTTCTCAGTCTTTAATTGTATTCTACTTAGTTGAGTAACTTACATGTTgcaaaaaaagttaaatgtaAGTAAAGGCTACCAGTATCTGAGTTCCTACTTCCTAAGCAAAAAGTCAAACAACACTTGAGAAGAGCTGAATTTTCTGCTTAGTCTTCCAGTATATACTACAGACCTAATTCAAATTTTCGGGCACGAGTAATTTTGTTATAAAGCCCCCATTTGTTCCTTTATACTTTAGGTTTTTCCCCCACAAAAGTGCAAGATCCGcacatataattgattatatatgtAACCTACTAATCActgacaaaacaaaacaaagacagAGCAAAGACTCACTGACCATCGAGGGCTGCGACATGCTTCAAAGTCACACTTAGATTCCTCCATAGCATAGCATTCTCATTATCTAATATACTATTATTTACtgatttaataaagaaaaagaaaggtagCTTTCGTTGGTTGAGTTGAGATTTCAGTTTTGGAACCTGACTGAGCTAACAGCAACATCGCAACTACACACGACGGCGTGCGCTGTTTGGGATTGGGACAGTGCGGCGCTGTTTCTGTGTCTGTCGGAtccaaattttagtttttgtaatgtCAACCAAACCAACCTGCTTTCACTCCTAAgggtcaaaatattttaaagggaGAGATGCcggaggttttttttttttttttaattgttattgcggtgggaaaataatttaagagaTAAAGATATACATTTCCCTCCAAAAGGATGAAATAAGAAGTAGGCGTTgtctatttctttttaaatgttttaaaagatttaatgtatttttttggaaaaaagaatttagattaagaaaaaaatacaataaaatgtttacatttttaacctagatttaatttttcaatcagtataaaaaaaatcacatcttTTGTATTTTACCCCGTTTTCATTGAAATAATTACTATATAtgtgtttctttttattcttacaATCTAGGACGATTCTATGGTGGGCAGGGAGATGGGGTCCACAGGTAAACAAGTAAATACTAAATAGTATCAATGAAcagtgttaaaaaatattttaaaaagttaattatttgtGAAATAAGTATACGATGGGACAAAATGAAAGCATCGTGAAATAACATCTGACTCAAATCCGAACCCTAAAGCAACCTCGGCGCATGTTGGATCTAAGGTTGCGTTTCACCCTAACCCAACAACCCCCTACATGTTCTATCATCATGAAAGCTTTCCCTTCAGATCTCGAATGTCAGCATTGTACTAGCCCCAAAACGTTGTCGTATATCAAATGAAATTATAGTCCTTCCTGGCAACTCTACCCACCCCTTGAGATCTGTATTTTTCTGTATAAAACCTCGTTACAATACGAAAGATTCTACATaaacaagattaaaaaaaacactcaaaatAATTTGGTACCAAGAGAAAGCATAAATCCAAAATGAAGACGACGCACTTGTTATTTTGAGATTTGATGGCTGAATGACTggtttttagtttcaattttatgtttgagaagatgaagatgacTTTCAGCTGCCCTTTGTCACAACCACAAGCACACCAGCCTTCGTAGATCAGGGGTTAAAAATGACCATTCACTGAGAAATATGTTTTAgttaaatattataagaaatttatACACAG
Protein-coding sequences here:
- the LOC100816729 gene encoding hydroxyproline O-galactosyltransferase GALT3 isoform X4 — protein: MTIKRLHFVQGLLKMKKWYGGLLIMALGMMLLFLYNVKGIQPQKQSAKQSAYNFFHNHTPGDSINGSSNLPVNSSEVELKRVTTPAKRPHLVHVAGLDDLYDMKNLSKEETNSVLIWDSLRSLLSRSDALAETAQGVKEASVAWKELLSIVEKDKASKINKMDGPENQNCPFSVTSPGKAVPDSGITLDLPCGLVVDSSITLIGIPNNRSFQIDLAGLEQEGEPNPPIILHYNVSLPGENMTEEPYIVQNTWTSDLGWGKEERCPARGSANIQEVDGLVLCNIQAVRSNNKGNANVDQPASDIPSNISSESVHRTANFPFAEGNPFTSTLWVGSEGFHMTVNGRHETSFAYREVLWMQKLEPWLVSSIKVAGSLSLLSILAKGLPVTEDNDIVVDIENLKAPSIARKRLALLIGVFSTGNNFERRMALRRSWMQYEAVHSGEVAVRFFIGLHKNNRVNFELWTEAQAYGDIQLMPFVDYYSLISLKTIAICIMGTKIIPSKYIMKTDDDAFVRIDEVLSSLKGKPSEGLLYGLISSKSSPQRDEGSKWYISEEEWPHDTYPPWAHGPGYVISRDIAKFIVHAHQERKLKLFKLEDVAMGIWIEQFKNDGKEVHYENDERFYNAGCESNYVIAHYQSPRMVLCLWEKLQKEHQPVCCE
- the LOC100816729 gene encoding hydroxyproline O-galactosyltransferase GALT3 isoform X5, which produces MSQPSMKRLHFVQGLLKMKKWYGGLLIMALGMMLLFLYNVKGIQPQKQSAKQSAYNFFHNHTPGDSINGSSNLPVNSSEVELKRVTTPAKRPHLVHVAGLDDLYDMKNLSKEETNSVLIWDSLRSLLSRSDALAETAQGVKEASVAWKELLSIVEKDKASKINKMDGPENQNCPFSVTSPGKAVPDSGITLDLPCGLVVDSSITLIGIPNNRSFQIDLAGLEQEGEPNPPIILHYNVSLPGENMTEEPYIVQNTWTSDLGWGKEERCPARGSANIQEVDGLVLCNIQAVRSNNKGNANVDQPASDIPSNISSESVHRTANFPFAEGNPFTSTLWVGSEGFHMTVNGRHETSFAYREKLEPWLVSSIKVAGSLSLLSILAKGLPVTEDNDIVVDIENLKAPSIARKRLALLIGVFSTGNNFERRMALRRSWMQYEAVHSGEVAVRFFIGLHKNNRVNFELWTEAQAYGDIQLMPFVDYYSLISLKTIAICIMGTKIIPSKYIMKTDDDAFVRIDEVLSSLKGKPSEGLLYGLISSKSSPQRDEGSKWYISEEEWPHDTYPPWAHGPGYVISRDIAKFIVHAHQERKLKLFKLEDVAMGIWIEQFKNDGKEVHYENDERFYNAGCESNYVIAHYQSPRMVLCLWEKLQKEHQPVCCE
- the LOC100816729 gene encoding hydroxyproline O-galactosyltransferase GALT3 isoform X3 yields the protein MTIVRYHFKRLHFVQGLLKMKKWYGGLLIMALGMMLLFLYNVKGIQPQKQSAKQSAYNFFHNHTPGDSINGSSNLPVNSSEVELKRVTTPAKRPHLVHVAGLDDLYDMKNLSKEETNSVLIWDSLRSLLSRSDALAETAQGVKEASVAWKELLSIVEKDKASKINKMDGPENQNCPFSVTSPGKAVPDSGITLDLPCGLVVDSSITLIGIPNNRSFQIDLAGLEQEGEPNPPIILHYNVSLPGENMTEEPYIVQNTWTSDLGWGKEERCPARGSANIQEVDGLVLCNIQAVRSNNKGNANVDQPASDIPSNISSESVHRTANFPFAEGNPFTSTLWVGSEGFHMTVNGRHETSFAYREKLEPWLVSSIKVAGSLSLLSILAKGLPVTEDNDIVVDIENLKAPSIARKRLALLIGVFSTGNNFERRMALRRSWMQYEAVHSGEVAVRFFIGLHKNNRVNFELWTEAQAYGDIQLMPFVDYYSLISLKTIAICIMGTKIIPSKYIMKTDDDAFVRIDEVLSSLKGKPSEGLLYGLISSKSSPQRDEGSKWYISEEEWPHDTYPPWAHGPGYVISRDIAKFIVHAHQERKLKLFKLEDVAMGIWIEQFKNDGKEVHYENDERFYNAGCESNYVIAHYQSPRMVLCLWEKLQKEHQPVCCE
- the LOC100816729 gene encoding hydroxyproline O-galactosyltransferase GALT3 isoform X6, translating into MTIKRLHFVQGLLKMKKWYGGLLIMALGMMLLFLYNVKGIQPQKQSAKQSAYNFFHNHTPGDSINGSSNLPVNSSEVELKRVTTPAKRPHLVHVAGLDDLYDMKNLSKEETNSVLIWDSLRSLLSRSDALAETAQGVKEASVAWKELLSIVEKDKASKINKMDGPENQNCPFSVTSPGKAVPDSGITLDLPCGLVVDSSITLIGIPNNRSFQIDLAGLEQEGEPNPPIILHYNVSLPGENMTEEPYIVQNTWTSDLGWGKEERCPARGSANIQEVDGLVLCNIQAVRSNNKGNANVDQPASDIPSNISSESVHRTANFPFAEGNPFTSTLWVGSEGFHMTVNGRHETSFAYREKLEPWLVSSIKVAGSLSLLSILAKGLPVTEDNDIVVDIENLKAPSIARKRLALLIGVFSTGNNFERRMALRRSWMQYEAVHSGEVAVRFFIGLHKNNRVNFELWTEAQAYGDIQLMPFVDYYSLISLKTIAICIMGTKIIPSKYIMKTDDDAFVRIDEVLSSLKGKPSEGLLYGLISSKSSPQRDEGSKWYISEEEWPHDTYPPWAHGPGYVISRDIAKFIVHAHQERKLKLFKLEDVAMGIWIEQFKNDGKEVHYENDERFYNAGCESNYVIAHYQSPRMVLCLWEKLQKEHQPVCCE
- the LOC100816729 gene encoding hydroxyproline O-galactosyltransferase GALT3 isoform X1, whose amino-acid sequence is MTIVRYHFKRLHFVQGLLKMKKWYGGLLIMALGMMLLFLYNVKGIQPQKQSAKQSAYNFFHNHTPGDSINGSSNLPVNSSEVELKRVTTPAKRPHLVHVAGLDDLYDMKNLSKEETNSVLIWDSLRSLLSRSDALAETAQGVKEASVAWKELLSIVEKDKASKINKMDGPENQNCPFSVTSPGKAVPDSGITLDLPCGLVVDSSITLIGIPNNRSFQIDLAGLEQEGEPNPPIILHYNVSLPGENMTEEPYIVQNTWTSDLGWGKEERCPARGSANIQEVDGLVLCNIQAVRSNNKGNANVDQPASDIPSNISSESVHRTANFPFAEGNPFTSTLWVGSEGFHMTVNGRHETSFAYREVLWMQKLEPWLVSSIKVAGSLSLLSILAKGLPVTEDNDIVVDIENLKAPSIARKRLALLIGVFSTGNNFERRMALRRSWMQYEAVHSGEVAVRFFIGLHKNNRVNFELWTEAQAYGDIQLMPFVDYYSLISLKTIAICIMGTKIIPSKYIMKTDDDAFVRIDEVLSSLKGKPSEGLLYGLISSKSSPQRDEGSKWYISEEEWPHDTYPPWAHGPGYVISRDIAKFIVHAHQERKLKLFKLEDVAMGIWIEQFKNDGKEVHYENDERFYNAGCESNYVIAHYQSPRMVLCLWEKLQKEHQPVCCE
- the LOC100816729 gene encoding hydroxyproline O-galactosyltransferase GALT3 isoform X2, whose protein sequence is MSQPSMKRLHFVQGLLKMKKWYGGLLIMALGMMLLFLYNVKGIQPQKQSAKQSAYNFFHNHTPGDSINGSSNLPVNSSEVELKRVTTPAKRPHLVHVAGLDDLYDMKNLSKEETNSVLIWDSLRSLLSRSDALAETAQGVKEASVAWKELLSIVEKDKASKINKMDGPENQNCPFSVTSPGKAVPDSGITLDLPCGLVVDSSITLIGIPNNRSFQIDLAGLEQEGEPNPPIILHYNVSLPGENMTEEPYIVQNTWTSDLGWGKEERCPARGSANIQEVDGLVLCNIQAVRSNNKGNANVDQPASDIPSNISSESVHRTANFPFAEGNPFTSTLWVGSEGFHMTVNGRHETSFAYREVLWMQKLEPWLVSSIKVAGSLSLLSILAKGLPVTEDNDIVVDIENLKAPSIARKRLALLIGVFSTGNNFERRMALRRSWMQYEAVHSGEVAVRFFIGLHKNNRVNFELWTEAQAYGDIQLMPFVDYYSLISLKTIAICIMGTKIIPSKYIMKTDDDAFVRIDEVLSSLKGKPSEGLLYGLISSKSSPQRDEGSKWYISEEEWPHDTYPPWAHGPGYVISRDIAKFIVHAHQERKLKLFKLEDVAMGIWIEQFKNDGKEVHYENDERFYNAGCESNYVIAHYQSPRMVLCLWEKLQKEHQPVCCE
- the LOC100816729 gene encoding hydroxyproline O-galactosyltransferase GALT3 isoform X7; amino-acid sequence: MKKWYGGLLIMALGMMLLFLYNVKGIQPQKQSAKQSAYNFFHNHTPGDSINGSSNLPVNSSEVELKRVTTPAKRPHLVHVAGLDDLYDMKNLSKEETNSVLIWDSLRSLLSRSDALAETAQGVKEASVAWKELLSIVEKDKASKINKMDGPENQNCPFSVTSPGKAVPDSGITLDLPCGLVVDSSITLIGIPNNRSFQIDLAGLEQEGEPNPPIILHYNVSLPGENMTEEPYIVQNTWTSDLGWGKEERCPARGSANIQEVDGLVLCNIQAVRSNNKGNANVDQPASDIPSNISSESVHRTANFPFAEGNPFTSTLWVGSEGFHMTVNGRHETSFAYREVLWMQKLEPWLVSSIKVAGSLSLLSILAKGLPVTEDNDIVVDIENLKAPSIARKRLALLIGVFSTGNNFERRMALRRSWMQYEAVHSGEVAVRFFIGLHKNNRVNFELWTEAQAYGDIQLMPFVDYYSLISLKTIAICIMGTKIIPSKYIMKTDDDAFVRIDEVLSSLKGKPSEGLLYGLISSKSSPQRDEGSKWYISEEEWPHDTYPPWAHGPGYVISRDIAKFIVHAHQERKLKLFKLEDVAMGIWIEQFKNDGKEVHYENDERFYNAGCESNYVIAHYQSPRMVLCLWEKLQKEHQPVCCE